Proteins from a genomic interval of Capsicum annuum cultivar UCD-10X-F1 chromosome 4, UCD10Xv1.1, whole genome shotgun sequence:
- the LOC107867024 gene encoding probable serine/threonine protein kinase IRE4 isoform X1 yields the protein MAELSRNGGESSPPETATGIPTGLNRIKTRRLENKERPSSRLVVDSDKLNNESSPRSGATTPRLKQDQRAAAKGRKGHRKGRKIASWFASYLIKDFDQAGSGLSLNQGSDKEGPGRNVHKMGKHVKVKQSSQGALPNSKANKTFKSFSHELGPKGGIQPSPPRAHSYNDLKELLGSLRLRFDAAKEAVNAELGGFLQEVVEIVQKNDSLPLDGQKMAEELVVLAQECIKMTCLEFRSKCESIVQDLTVKRQECQMGLLKWLLTRMLFILTRCTRVLHFAKDSEPIDETSLAKLKECLNRIPSVKTDWVLKRRISDTGAGCKLNKKSCGKCSLEEEKTSKNSSHSHQQKYEVILDGSVTVLEKDPMSIEPTPSFNNNPPDIQSNIKPLNNISDQSSGELRNECRQQFPDDSNLVICRICEELVPTIHLEPHSYICAYADKCDSKSVDVDERLLKFADLLEQFMESRNLGFQVTTEIQENSKLKSENSGNTSEGYSPNMGEWRSKGIDGMFEDLHEMDTASIEDSPLAAFVNLKSHLGSKFNHCGPPSSTGSMTSVSSTNTPRALNFDFWLDHNNLSELEDVQQMADLADIARCVAGTDLSEEGSHELLIACMQDLQDILQNSKLKALVVDTCGGRIENLLREKYILACDIVDRKDGFGHSEGSKMLVDNSSHSSIMSTPSSSSHKERTSIDDFEIIKPISRGAFGRVFLARKRSTGDLFAIKVLKKLDLLRKNDIDRILAERNILITVRNPFVVRFFYSFTSKDYLYLVMEYLNGGDLFSLLKKVGCLEEDVARTYVAELVLALEYLHSLGIVHRDLKPDNILIAQDGHIKLTDFGLSKIGLMNSTDDLSGPDTKDVVLPDVGSQQDPDLSDKSQRSAVGTPDYLAPEILLGTEHGSAADWWSVGIVLFELITGIPPFNAENPEVIFDNMLNKQIPWPSVPEEMSFEAQDLIDRLLVHDPSQRLGAKGASEVKAHQFFRGVDWDNLALQKAAFVPQTDGVDDTSYFVSRYGLSGVQDDEDCNESGSDTSEFSSNFGLENMDECGDLAQFDPSPLDLSLMNFSFKNLSQLASINHDMLLQSGIDSSRCSSPCKGPNE from the exons aTGGCGGAGTTGAGTCGGAACGGCGGTGAGTCGTCGCCGCCGGAGACGGCGACGGGAATACCGACCGGTTTGAACCGGATCAAAACTAGGAGACTTGAGAATAAGGAAAGGCCGAGTTCAAGGCTTGTAGTAGATTCCGATAAGCTGAATAATGAGTCGTCTCCTCGTTCTGGAGCTACTACACCTCGTTTAAAGCAGGATCAAAGAGCTGCAGCTAAAGGACGGAAAG GACACCGTAAAGGCAGAAAGATAGCTAGTTGGTTTGCGTCATATCTCATTAAGGATTTTGATCAAGCTGGTAGTGGCTTATCTTTAAACCAG GGGTCTGACAAGGAGGGTCCTGGAAGGAATGTGCATAAGATGGGAAAGCATGTGAAAGTGAAGCAATCTTCCCAAGGAGCACTGCCTAACAGTAAAGCAAACAAAACATTCAAAAGCTTCTCACATGAACTAGGTCCAAAAGGCGGGATTCAACCATCACCTCCACGAGCTCACAGCTATAATGATCTGAAG GAGCTGCTCGGATCTCTTCGTTTGAGATTTGACGCTGCAAAAGAAGCTGTGAACGCAGAGCTAGGTGGTTTCTTGCAGGAAGTTGTAGAGATTGTACAGAAGAATGATTCCTTGCCTCTGGATGGACAAAAGATGGCTGAAGAACTTGTTGTTCTTGCTCAAGAGTGTATCAAGATGACCTGCTTAGAGTTCCGTTCCAAGTGTGAATCAATTGTCCAAGACCTGACAGTGAAAAGACAAGAATGCCAAATGGGTCTTTTGAAGTGGTTGTTGACCCGCATGCTTTTTATATTGACACGGTGCACAAGGGTGTTGCATTTTGCGAAAGACAGTGAGCCAATTGATGAGACATCTCTGGCCAAGCTTAAAGAGTGTCTAAATAGAATCCCTTCTGTTAAAACAGATTGGGTTCTCAAGCGAAGGATTTCTGATACAGGAGCAGGTTGTAAGTTGAACAAAAAGTCATGTGGCAAATGCAGTTTGGAGGAAGAAAAAACATCGAAAAATTCCTCTCACTCACATCAGCAGAAATATGAAGTTATCTTGGATGGAAGTGTCACTGTGCTCGAAAAAGATCCCATGTCTATTGAACCAACACCATCGTTTAATAATAACCCTCCAGATATTCAGTCTAACATTAAACCATTGAACAATATCAGCGACCAAAGTAGTGGAGAATTGCGAAACGAGTGTAGACAACAGTTTCCCGATGATTCTAATTTGGTGATTTGTAGAATTTGTGAGGAACTTGTTCCCACTATTCACTTGGAGCCTCATTCCTATATATGTGCTTATGCAGACAAATGCGATTCGAAATCTGTAGATGTCGATGAGCGCCTTTTGAAATTTGCAGATTTACTGGAACAGTTTATGGAGTCACGTAATTTAGGATTTCAGGTAACTACTGAGATCCAAGAAAATTCGAAATTGAAAAGTGAAAATTCCGGAAACACATCTGAAGGTTATTCACCTAATATGGGTGAGTGGAGAAGCAAAGGGATAGATGGAATGTTTGAGGATCTTCATGAGATGGATACTGCCAGTATAGAAGATTCTCCATTAGCAGCATTCGTTAATTTGAAGAGTCACTTGGGCTCAAAGTTCAATCACTGTGGTCCACCATCTTCAACTGGGAGCATGACATCAGTATCCTCGACAAATACCCCTCGGGCACTAAATTTTGACTTCTGGTTAGATCATAACAATCTTTCTGAGCTAGAGGATGTTCAGCAG aTGGCTGATTTAGCAGATATAGCACGTTGTGTGGCGGGCACAGATCTTTCAGAAGAAGGATCTCATGAGCTTTTAATTGCATGCATGCAAGACCTACAAGATATTTTACAAAATAGCAAGCTTAAAGCTCTTGTAGTAGATACATGTGGAGGACGAATAGAAAACCTTTTGCG AGAGAAATATATACTTGCTTGTGATATTGTGGATAGAAAAGATGGGTTTGGACATTCAGAAGGTTCCAAAATGTTagtggataattcttctcattctAGTATAATGTCAACTCCTTCAAGTTCGTCACACAAGGAAAGAACAAGCATTGATGATTTTGAGATTATCAAACCAATCAGCAGAGGTGCCTTTGGCAGAGTTTTTCTGGCGCGCAAGCGGTCAACTGGTGATTTATTTGCAATCAAG GTGCTCAAGAAATTGGATTTGTTGCGGAAGAATGATATTGACCGCATATTGGCAGAGCGTAATATATTGATTACCGTCAGAAACCCTTTTGTG GTACGGTTTTTTTATTCATTCACTAGCAAAGACTACCTTTATTTGGTCATGGAGTATCTTAATGGCGGTGATCTGTTCTCTCTTCTTAAAAAAGTCGGTTGCCTTGAGGAAGATGTAGCTCGAACCTATGTTGCAGAATTG GTCCTTGCTCTCGAGTACCTTCATTCTTTAGGAATCGTTCATCGTGATCTCAAGCCAGACAACATATTAATTGCACAAGATGGGCATATAAAG CTTACAGATTTTGGTTTGTCAAAAATTGGACTTATGAACAGCACAGATGATCTGTCTGGACCCGATACAAAGGATGTAGTGCTTCCTGATGTTGGTAGTCAGCAAGATCCAGATCTATCAGACAAATCTCAGCGGTCAGCTGTTGGTACCCCTGACTATTTGGCTCCGGAAATTCTTCTTGGAACTGAGCATG GTAGCGCTGCTGATTGGTGGTCAGTAGGAATTGTTTTATTTGAACTCATCACTGGGATTCCGCCTTTCAATGCCGAGAATCCTGAG GTTATCTTTGATAATATGCTAAACAAGCAAATTCCCTGGCCATCTGTCCCAGAAGAGATGTCCTTCGAAGCACAAGACCTGATTGACAG GCTTCTTGTTCATGACCCAAGTCAGCGCCTTGGAGCAAAAGGAGCATCAGAG GTAAAAGCACACCAATTTTTCAGGGGAGTTGATTGGGATAATCTTGCCTTACAAAAG GCGGCATTTGTACCGCAGACTGATGGTGTTGATGACACAAGCTATTTTGTATCCCGATATGGTCTAAGTGGAGTGCAAGATGATGAAGATTGTAATGAATCTGGTTCTGACACGTCTGAGTTCTCCTCAAACTTTGGGCTTGAG AATATGGATGAATGTGGTGATCTCGCTCAATTTGATCCTTCTCCTCTTGATCTATCCTTGATGAATTTTTCTTTCAAG AATCTGTCTCAGTTGGCATCCATCAACCATGATATGCTCTTACAAAGTGGTATCGATTCGTCAAGATGTTCATCTCCATGTAAGGGTCCAAATGAATAA
- the LOC107867024 gene encoding probable serine/threonine protein kinase IRE4 isoform X2, translating into MGKHVKVKQSSQGALPNSKANKTFKSFSHELGPKGGIQPSPPRAHSYNDLKELLGSLRLRFDAAKEAVNAELGGFLQEVVEIVQKNDSLPLDGQKMAEELVVLAQECIKMTCLEFRSKCESIVQDLTVKRQECQMGLLKWLLTRMLFILTRCTRVLHFAKDSEPIDETSLAKLKECLNRIPSVKTDWVLKRRISDTGAGCKLNKKSCGKCSLEEEKTSKNSSHSHQQKYEVILDGSVTVLEKDPMSIEPTPSFNNNPPDIQSNIKPLNNISDQSSGELRNECRQQFPDDSNLVICRICEELVPTIHLEPHSYICAYADKCDSKSVDVDERLLKFADLLEQFMESRNLGFQVTTEIQENSKLKSENSGNTSEGYSPNMGEWRSKGIDGMFEDLHEMDTASIEDSPLAAFVNLKSHLGSKFNHCGPPSSTGSMTSVSSTNTPRALNFDFWLDHNNLSELEDVQQMADLADIARCVAGTDLSEEGSHELLIACMQDLQDILQNSKLKALVVDTCGGRIENLLREKYILACDIVDRKDGFGHSEGSKMLVDNSSHSSIMSTPSSSSHKERTSIDDFEIIKPISRGAFGRVFLARKRSTGDLFAIKVLKKLDLLRKNDIDRILAERNILITVRNPFVVRFFYSFTSKDYLYLVMEYLNGGDLFSLLKKVGCLEEDVARTYVAELVLALEYLHSLGIVHRDLKPDNILIAQDGHIKLTDFGLSKIGLMNSTDDLSGPDTKDVVLPDVGSQQDPDLSDKSQRSAVGTPDYLAPEILLGTEHGSAADWWSVGIVLFELITGIPPFNAENPEVIFDNMLNKQIPWPSVPEEMSFEAQDLIDRLLVHDPSQRLGAKGASEVKAHQFFRGVDWDNLALQKAAFVPQTDGVDDTSYFVSRYGLSGVQDDEDCNESGSDTSEFSSNFGLENMDECGDLAQFDPSPLDLSLMNFSFKNLSQLASINHDMLLQSGIDSSRCSSPCKGPNE; encoded by the exons ATGGGAAAGCATGTGAAAGTGAAGCAATCTTCCCAAGGAGCACTGCCTAACAGTAAAGCAAACAAAACATTCAAAAGCTTCTCACATGAACTAGGTCCAAAAGGCGGGATTCAACCATCACCTCCACGAGCTCACAGCTATAATGATCTGAAG GAGCTGCTCGGATCTCTTCGTTTGAGATTTGACGCTGCAAAAGAAGCTGTGAACGCAGAGCTAGGTGGTTTCTTGCAGGAAGTTGTAGAGATTGTACAGAAGAATGATTCCTTGCCTCTGGATGGACAAAAGATGGCTGAAGAACTTGTTGTTCTTGCTCAAGAGTGTATCAAGATGACCTGCTTAGAGTTCCGTTCCAAGTGTGAATCAATTGTCCAAGACCTGACAGTGAAAAGACAAGAATGCCAAATGGGTCTTTTGAAGTGGTTGTTGACCCGCATGCTTTTTATATTGACACGGTGCACAAGGGTGTTGCATTTTGCGAAAGACAGTGAGCCAATTGATGAGACATCTCTGGCCAAGCTTAAAGAGTGTCTAAATAGAATCCCTTCTGTTAAAACAGATTGGGTTCTCAAGCGAAGGATTTCTGATACAGGAGCAGGTTGTAAGTTGAACAAAAAGTCATGTGGCAAATGCAGTTTGGAGGAAGAAAAAACATCGAAAAATTCCTCTCACTCACATCAGCAGAAATATGAAGTTATCTTGGATGGAAGTGTCACTGTGCTCGAAAAAGATCCCATGTCTATTGAACCAACACCATCGTTTAATAATAACCCTCCAGATATTCAGTCTAACATTAAACCATTGAACAATATCAGCGACCAAAGTAGTGGAGAATTGCGAAACGAGTGTAGACAACAGTTTCCCGATGATTCTAATTTGGTGATTTGTAGAATTTGTGAGGAACTTGTTCCCACTATTCACTTGGAGCCTCATTCCTATATATGTGCTTATGCAGACAAATGCGATTCGAAATCTGTAGATGTCGATGAGCGCCTTTTGAAATTTGCAGATTTACTGGAACAGTTTATGGAGTCACGTAATTTAGGATTTCAGGTAACTACTGAGATCCAAGAAAATTCGAAATTGAAAAGTGAAAATTCCGGAAACACATCTGAAGGTTATTCACCTAATATGGGTGAGTGGAGAAGCAAAGGGATAGATGGAATGTTTGAGGATCTTCATGAGATGGATACTGCCAGTATAGAAGATTCTCCATTAGCAGCATTCGTTAATTTGAAGAGTCACTTGGGCTCAAAGTTCAATCACTGTGGTCCACCATCTTCAACTGGGAGCATGACATCAGTATCCTCGACAAATACCCCTCGGGCACTAAATTTTGACTTCTGGTTAGATCATAACAATCTTTCTGAGCTAGAGGATGTTCAGCAG aTGGCTGATTTAGCAGATATAGCACGTTGTGTGGCGGGCACAGATCTTTCAGAAGAAGGATCTCATGAGCTTTTAATTGCATGCATGCAAGACCTACAAGATATTTTACAAAATAGCAAGCTTAAAGCTCTTGTAGTAGATACATGTGGAGGACGAATAGAAAACCTTTTGCG AGAGAAATATATACTTGCTTGTGATATTGTGGATAGAAAAGATGGGTTTGGACATTCAGAAGGTTCCAAAATGTTagtggataattcttctcattctAGTATAATGTCAACTCCTTCAAGTTCGTCACACAAGGAAAGAACAAGCATTGATGATTTTGAGATTATCAAACCAATCAGCAGAGGTGCCTTTGGCAGAGTTTTTCTGGCGCGCAAGCGGTCAACTGGTGATTTATTTGCAATCAAG GTGCTCAAGAAATTGGATTTGTTGCGGAAGAATGATATTGACCGCATATTGGCAGAGCGTAATATATTGATTACCGTCAGAAACCCTTTTGTG GTACGGTTTTTTTATTCATTCACTAGCAAAGACTACCTTTATTTGGTCATGGAGTATCTTAATGGCGGTGATCTGTTCTCTCTTCTTAAAAAAGTCGGTTGCCTTGAGGAAGATGTAGCTCGAACCTATGTTGCAGAATTG GTCCTTGCTCTCGAGTACCTTCATTCTTTAGGAATCGTTCATCGTGATCTCAAGCCAGACAACATATTAATTGCACAAGATGGGCATATAAAG CTTACAGATTTTGGTTTGTCAAAAATTGGACTTATGAACAGCACAGATGATCTGTCTGGACCCGATACAAAGGATGTAGTGCTTCCTGATGTTGGTAGTCAGCAAGATCCAGATCTATCAGACAAATCTCAGCGGTCAGCTGTTGGTACCCCTGACTATTTGGCTCCGGAAATTCTTCTTGGAACTGAGCATG GTAGCGCTGCTGATTGGTGGTCAGTAGGAATTGTTTTATTTGAACTCATCACTGGGATTCCGCCTTTCAATGCCGAGAATCCTGAG GTTATCTTTGATAATATGCTAAACAAGCAAATTCCCTGGCCATCTGTCCCAGAAGAGATGTCCTTCGAAGCACAAGACCTGATTGACAG GCTTCTTGTTCATGACCCAAGTCAGCGCCTTGGAGCAAAAGGAGCATCAGAG GTAAAAGCACACCAATTTTTCAGGGGAGTTGATTGGGATAATCTTGCCTTACAAAAG GCGGCATTTGTACCGCAGACTGATGGTGTTGATGACACAAGCTATTTTGTATCCCGATATGGTCTAAGTGGAGTGCAAGATGATGAAGATTGTAATGAATCTGGTTCTGACACGTCTGAGTTCTCCTCAAACTTTGGGCTTGAG AATATGGATGAATGTGGTGATCTCGCTCAATTTGATCCTTCTCCTCTTGATCTATCCTTGATGAATTTTTCTTTCAAG AATCTGTCTCAGTTGGCATCCATCAACCATGATATGCTCTTACAAAGTGGTATCGATTCGTCAAGATGTTCATCTCCATGTAAGGGTCCAAATGAATAA
- the LOC107867026 gene encoding COP9 signalosome complex subunit 4, with amino-acid sequence MESAFASASAISDQRQKIEQYKHILSTVLASSDIQQAKQFIDHMLSDDVPLVVSRQLLQTFAQEFSRLEPDVQKEVAHYTLNQIQPRVVSFEEQVLIIREKLAELYESEQQWSKAAQMLSGIDFDSAMRGIDDTFIFSKCVQIARLYLEDDDAVNADSFIRKASFKLNNVKNEVLHLQYKVCYARILDLKRKFLEAALRYYDISQIEKRQIGDEEIDEAALEQALAAAVTCTILAAAGPQRSRVLATLYKDERCSKLKIYPILQKVYLERILRKPEIDAFAEELKPHQQALLPDNFTVLDRAMIEHNLLSASKLYTNISFNELGTLLGIPPPKAEKIASRMIFEDRMRGSIDQVEGVIHFEDDTEGLQQWDQQIMGLCQALNDVLDSMAKKGLPIPV; translated from the exons ATGGAGAGTGCATTCGCTAGCGCCTCTGCGATCAGTGACCAACGCCAGAAAATCGAACAGTATAAGCACATTCTCTCCACCGTTCTCGCATCAAGCGACATTCAACAAGCCAAGCAATTTATCGATCACA TGCTATCGGATGATGTGCCATTGGTGGTATCAAGACAGTTACTGCAGACATTTGCACAGGAATTCAGCAGATTGGAACCGGATGTTCAAAAGGAAGTAGCACACTACACTCTCAACCAGATACAACCTCGTGTTGTGTCATTTGAAGAACAG GTGTTGATCATCCGGGAAAAACTTGCTGAATTATACGAGTCTGAACAACAATGGTCAAAAGCAGCCCAGATGCTTAGTGGCATTGATTTCGACTCTGCAATGAG AGGTATCGATGATACgttcatattttcaaaatgtGTCCAAATTGCTCGTCTCTATCTCGAG GATGATGATGCAGTTAATGCAGACTCTTTTATACGTAAAGCTTCCTTTAAACTTAACAATGTTAAGAATGAAGTATTGCATTTGCAATACAAG GTTTGCTATGCTAGGATTTTAGATTTGAAGAGAAAATTCCTGGAAGCTGCCCTGCGTTACTATGACATATCTCAGATTGAGAAGCGACAAATTGGTGACGA AGAAATTGATGAAGCTGCGTTAGAGCAAGCTCTGGCAGCTGCTGTGACGTGCACAATTTTGGCAGCAGCAGGTCCTCAACGATCTCGTGTACTTGCCACACTGTACAAA GATGAGCGTTGCTCCAAATTAAAAATCTACCCGATTTTGCAGAAG GTCTATCTTGAGAGGATCTTGAGAAAACCTGAAATTGATGCTTTTGCAGAAGAGTTGAAACCACATCAG CAAGCACTTTTGCCTGATAACTTCACTGTTTTGGATCGTGCTATGATTGAGCATAATCTCTTGAGTGCTAGCAAACTTTATACAAATATAAG TTTTAATGAGTTGGGCACTTTGTTGGGCATTCCTCCTCCAAAG GCTGAGAAAATTGCTTCAAGAATGATTTTCGAAGATAGAATGCGGGGATCTATTGATCAG GTTGAAGGCGTCATACATTTTGAGGATGACACTGAAGGACTGCAACAATGGGATCAACAG ATCATGGGTCTTTGTCAAGCTCTaaatgatgttcttgatagcatGGCGAAGAAAGGACTCCCTATTCCTGTCTAG